The Actinobacillus succinogenes 130Z region ACCTTGCACGGGCGAATTTGGGAACAACAGCACGAATGGTCGGTAGGGTTACAAAAACAGCGAAAAGAAGGGCTTACTCTTGTAAAAATCAACGGGGAAGACGGTAACAAAATTTCCGATCTTGCTCATTTACTGCCGATGCAGATGATTACGCCGGAGGGGCTGACACTGCTTAACGGCGGTCCTTCTTATCGACGGGCATTTTTAGACTGGGGGTTGTTTCACCATCGACCGAATTTTCATTCCGCTTGGTCGGCGCTGAATCGTTTACTCAAACAACGTAATGCGGCATTACAACAAACGTATGATTATACGGATTTACAGGTTTGGGACGTGGAACTCTCTAAACTGGCTCACCAGGTCAGCCTTTGGCGAACCGATTACGCGGAGGCCTTACGTCCGGAAATAGAACAAACTTGCCGTTTATTTTTACCAGAATTGGATATTCAGGTAAGTTTTCACCAAGGGTGGGATAAAAACACGGATTACGGTGATTTATTACGTGAGAATTTCGCCCGTGATAAACATATCGGTTATACGGTTTCAGGACCGCAAAAAGCCGATTTTCGCTTTAAAGCCAACGGATTTCCCGTAGAAGATGTACTTTCCCGCGGACAGTTAAAGCTATTAATGTGCGCCTTACGTCTGGCGCAAGGCGAGCATTTGATGGTACAAAAAAACCGCTCCTGCATTTTTTTAATTGACGATTTTGCCTCCGAACTGGATGAAACAAAACGAGGGCTGTTAGCCGAACGGTTACGGCAAAGCCATTCTCAGGTTTTTGTTACTGCCATTACTGCGGAACAGCTGAAACAAATGCAACCGGAAAATCACCGCACTTTTTCCGTCAATAACGGAATGATTTCATTATAAAAATAAGTTAATTAACCTAGCTGGAATCTTATGCAAAAAACACAATTATTTTTTCAGAGCTTATACGTAACCCTGTACTTTTTAGTAGCATCGCTTATTCCTTTCGTAGCATTATTGGTTGACGTGATCTATTTCCGGAACGCCGTCGGTGAAGAATCCGCGGTAGAATATTGTCAGGATATCTTTCTTGTCATACTCAGCGTATTATTTTTCCGACAAGCGCACAAACATCCTGAAGCGCGAAGCGGATTTTTACTGATGGGATTCTTTTTCCTCACTATGCTGATTCGTGAAATGGATAACATATTTGATGCGCTCATTTATCACGGCAGCTGGAGCCTTTTGGCCGCACCGCTCGCTACTTTCGCTGTAGTTTATGCTTTACTGAATAAAACCGAAACATTAAATGCGTTAACGGATTTTACCCAGAGTAAAGAATTTTACAGTTTTATTATCGGTTTACTGTTGGTACTGGTAATTTCCCGCCTTATCGGTATGAGCTGGCTTTGGCGTTCTATTTTCTATTATACTTATCCCCGTATCGTAAAAAATATTGCGGAAGAATATACGGAATTATTAGGCTACGCTATTATGTGTTTTTCCTGCGTAAAATATATTCGGGGCAAAGCCTAATCGCAAGATATAGAAAATCGCCATACCGTTTTAACGGTCAATGGCGATTTTTTTATTCTTATCTTTCTGAAAAAAGATTAACATCCGCTTATCTTTTATAAACAGACTTTACTCATGCCAATATTTTTTCTTCGATGTCTTGCCGATTCCCGGATTAAAACTGTTGGTGGGATCCAATACTTTATAAAACTTCCTTAACGCGGGTTTTGCCTCGTATAAATGTCCGACGTTATGCTCGGCCGGATATTGCGCTCCGCGCCGATCAAGTAATTTCAGCATATCATGTTCCACTTCTTCATAATCACAGCCTTTTTTAATGATGTAATCCTGATGAAAAACATGACACATAAAATGTCCGTAATACAATTTATGGATAATTTTCGAATCGATTTCCGGCGGCAACATTTCGAACCAATCGGAATCATTGCGACGCAACGCAATATCCAACGCTACGATTTCTTCCACTTCTTTCGAATGAATCGCACGATAGCGAATCGCGGCGGAAGCTACGGCAAAGCGGTGTAACATCGCCGCTTGGGTTTCCGCCTTATTGCATTCGAAATAAGCGCCTTTACCGCTATCCTTAAAATAATCCGCCAAATAAGCGCGCGCTTCCTCGACGCCTTTACCGCCCATTTTTAAAATTAAATGATGCTCGTAACGTTCCCGATATTGCCATAAACTTTTTGGTAAATGCTCGGGAATAAGTTTGGAACACCATTGCATAAATTTATCGCTAAAATGAGAAGGTACAAAAGGCAGTTTTTTGCTCAAACGATCCACATTGGCTTTTAACGCAAACAGTTTTGGTAACCAATCAGTACCGAATTTCTTAATCACCCAGAAGGTGTCCTTACCGTAACGAGCGGCTATATCGAAAGCATCCCGATGAATATACTCTCCTGAAACCGGTAATTCTTCAAAATTAGAAAGCATATGGCGACGTAAATCGCTAAGCACTGACGTTCGATTGGTACCGATATAAAATACGGCCGTATTTTTCTCCAACGGAAAGGTATCCAGACGAACGGCGAAAATCGCTAATTTGCCCGCACTGCCCGATGCTTCGTAATGACGGGCGGGATCCGCATTAAATCGTGCCGGCGTATCTTCATCCACCTGTCGCACATGATGACAATAACTGTGGTCATGCCCGTTACCGCAATTCTGTTTAATGTCTTTTTGTTGATAATGATGATTTTGTAAATTGGTTAGAATTTCCTCCGGCGTCGAACCTAAATCAATCCCCAAATGGTTTTTTAGTTCCAATTCACCGTTTTCATTCAGCTGAGCGAATAAAGCCATTTCAGTATAAGCCGGTCCGCGTTGCACCAATGCACCGCCCGAATTATTGCACACACCGCCAATCACAGAGGCCCCGATACAGGACGAACCTATCACAGAATGCGGTTCCCGGCCATACGGCTGCAGCACGTTTTCCAGTTTATTCAGTGTAGAGCCGGGAAAACACACCACTTGGTGAGCGTTATTAATTACCTGAATACTATCCATACGCATGGTATTAATGATGACAATCGGACGATCATAATCGTTACCACTCGGCGTCGAACCGCCCGTCAACCCCGTATTGGCGGCTTGATTAATCACAATAACATCCTGTTCTACACAGGCTTTCAACACTTGCCAGAACTCTAATAAATTAGCGGGACGGACTACTGCCAGCGCATTTCCGGTACCGAAACGATAGCCGTTACGATAAGCCTCGGTTTTACTCGGTTCGGTAATAATGTAGGAGGGTGTGACAATTTGGGTAAGAGTTGAAACGAGTTGTTGCATTGACATTTTGTTACCTCTTTGTAAAAAGATAACAATATAATAACAAATTCGAAAATTATGATTTGAACAAATTTGTGATATCCGTCACAAAATATAAAAAAAGTGCGGTCAAAAATATTTATTTTTCAACCGCGCTTATGATTTCATCGTCCGTTTAATCTTCCCGCTGTAAAATCTGTTGGATTTTAGCCATAGTTTTCTGATCATGTTCCAACGCCACTTTAATCATTTCCTTATTCTGGAATTTCTTCGTATAGTTCGGATCATGCACTTCCGCCATTAAACGGACACGACGGCGGTTTTCTTCGTAATATATATGAGTAATTTCCTCAATACGTTCGCTGTCGATATCCCCCAAATCTTCCAACGCATAACGAGCCGTACGTAGCGCAGAATCAAAGGTTTCTCGCACCTGGCGATCGGCGCCTTTTTCGTATAATTCGAAAACATGAAACAAATCGTAAGCACGCGACAAAATACGCAGGCTCGGATTCATCTTACGCGCCATTTCCACAATATGCGTCGCTTTTGCCTTATTCCCCGAAGTCACGATCAGCATTTGGGCGGATTCAATACCCGCATGATGCAAAATTTCCGGACGTTCGGCATTACCGTAATAGGCTTTAATCCCCAATTTACGCATACCAGTAATAATCTCTTCATCACGGTCAATAATCGTAACCTTATGGTTAGTCATGGTTAGCACTTCATTGATAATCTGCCCGAAACGCCCGAATCCCACCATAATGATAGGTCGTATTTCATCAATATTATCCGCTTCACGCTCCTCATTCGGTTTACGTAAACGCGGTTCTAGATATTTTTTGTGAAATAAAACGAAAAGCGGGCTGAATACCATAGATAAAACGATAATAGCGACGCCGTTGGCTTGCTGTTGCGGGGTAATCACTCGCTGGCCGGCTGCCGCGGCAAAAATAACGAAAGCAAACTCGCCTCCTAATGCCATCACAAAAGCACGATCCAAGGCTTCGGAAAAACTAGACCGTGTTAACAACGCAGCCAGAAAAACCCCAAAGCCGTTCACTATCATTAAGGCGATGACACCTAACAAAATAAACCAAAGGTGAGCAAACACCAGGTTAAGATCCAAAGACATACCGACACCGAGAAAAAACAACCCGAGTAACAATCCGCGAAACGGTTCGATATCCGCCTCCAATTGATGACGGAAACTGGAATTGGACAATAATACGCCCGCCACAAAGGCTCCCATGGCGGCGGAAAGCCCGGCATGTTCCATCAATAATGCGGAACCAAGAACCACCAACAACGCGGCCGCCGTCATCATTTCGCGTAATTTAGTCCATGCCAGAGCCTTAAAGAGCGGATTCAACAACCAAATTCCCGACACGATTAAAATCGTAAGAGAACCGGTTCCAATAGCGAATTTTTGCCATAAAGGTTCGTGAGTATCAATATCGGTAACGGGTGAAAGGAAAGCTACAATGGCAAGTAACGGAACGATTAATAAATCTTCAAACAATAAAATGGAAATCATCTTCTGTCCGCGAGAACTTGCCATTTCATTGCGTTCGCTCAGTATTTGCATAACTATAGCGGTAGAATTCAGCACAAATCCCGAAGCGATAATAAATGCCGTTTGCCAGGAAAAGCCAAGTCCTATTCTGGCAACCGACATAACCAGCGAACCGCTCAGTAAGACCTGCAGCATTCCCAAACCGAAAATCTGTTTACGCAGCCCCCATAACTGAGACGGTTTCATTTCCAGACCGATCAGAAACAAAAACATCACCACGCCCAGCTCCGCTACGTGAATAATGGATTGCGGTTCGGTAAAAAGACGTAATCCGAAAGGACCGATAATTAACCCTGCAGCGAGATAACCTAATACGGAGCCTAACCCCAAACGTTTGAACAGAGGCACGGCAATGACCGCAGCACCTAATAACGTCACCACATGAACTAATTGGTTTGCACCTTCTACTGCTGCCATCGGACTCGGTTCCCCATGAAAAAATGAAATCAAAAATTTTTCATTATTCTAGCAAAAATTTTACAAATTTTAACCGCACTTTGACGCAGGAAATAAAAAAATCTCCCGAATCAATTCGGGAGATCGAGGAATCACGCTTTACGGCTGCAAACGGCGATGAAATTCAGCTTTCGTTCGGGATCATTAAATACTTTGAACATATTTTTAAAAGTTGTTCGATTTTCCGCTTTTAAAGCGTTTTTCATGATTTTCAATGTTCCTATTATACCTTCGTCATAAATCATACCGGACGGCGAAAGTAAGGTCATATTACCGCTAACCGTCTCTACCCGGGCAAAACCGATGTTTGAAAACAGAGACTGCCAACCTTCTTGCGTTAAAGGCGTCACTGTAATGTTAATCGCCTGTCGTAACTGCTTTAGCACCGTTTCACTGTCCTCCGTCGTCAGCATAACGTCATGAGTCAATAATATACCGCCCGGCTTAAGTACACGAAAATATTCCGTTACCGCTTTTTGTTTTGCCGCTAACGGTAACATAGTCAGCATGGCTTCATTAATCACGATATCGAAGGTTTTATCGGCAAAAGGCAGTTTCATAGCATTTGCACGTTGTACATGAATCAAATGCTGTAACCCCCGCTCGGCAATATTGCGTTCCGCTTTGGCTAATGCCTTTTCATCCAAATCTACGCCTTCTATATAACAACCGTACCGTTTCGCCAGTCCGATAGCGGTTGTTCCCATATTACACGCCACTTCCAGTACGGTTTTATCGGTCGAGAAATTCCCTTGCTCAATCAACCATTCCGTAGCTCTGCGTCCGCCGGGACGCAAACGGGTTTTACCTAAACGCGCTAAAAAATTATGTCCGACTTCATCTTTTTTCATCACAGACTCCTCATTTAAATACTTGAGTAAATATATCGGATTTAAAAAATGAAATCTATTCTTATTTGCAATAAAGTGCGGTTAAAAATTGATGAATTTTTAACCGCACTTTACATTTTAATCAGGTATTAACGGGTACCGAACACTACAATGGTTTTACCGTGCGCCGCAATCAGATTGTCGTCTTCCAGCAATTTTAATACTCGCCCGACGGTTTCCCGGGAACATCCTACCATCTGTCCGATTTCCTGACGGGTAATTTTTATTTGCATTCCGTCCGGGTGAGTCATGGCATCCGGTAATTTTGCTAAATTCATCAGCGTTTGCGCAATACGCCCCGTCACGTCAAGAAACGCCAGATTAGTCACCTGACGCGAGGTATTTTGCAGACGGTGGGAGAGCTGCCCCGCCAAATTCATCAGAATTTCAGGATTCACCTGCAACAGCTGACGGAATTTTTTATAAGAGACTTCCGCCACTTCACAAGAGGTACGCGCCTTCACCCACGCCGTACGCACTTGATTTTCCTCAAACAATCCCACTTCACCGAAGAATTCGCCCTCGCTCAGATAAGATAAAATCATTTCTTTACCGTCATCATCTTTTGCCATGACAATTGCGGAGCCTTTCACTAAGTAATAGAGCGTATCCGCCTTTTCTCCCGCATGGATTAATGTTGTTTTAGTCGGATATTTATGAATATGACAATGCGATATGAACCAATCAATAGTTGGATCAAGTGATACCGCCTGTTGATCAGCCGGTTCGGCTGCCAAATCCTGTTCTTTCTTTAGCATAAAATCACTCCATACTTATGCTTTGACTTAACGGGTCAAAAATGAATCTTTATCTTTAATATCAATCGTTTCATGCAATTCTGACCAAACGATCACCGCACTTCCCGAGCGAATTAAACCTAATAAGTTGTCTACTTTTTGCTGCAAAGACAGCTCTTCGAACCCATAATCCGTTCCCTCGCGCAAAATAAAACTTTCCGCGACATTTTTCAGGGTATCGTCGTCTAAGGATTGCCAAGGAATAATCATCCCGTCCCCAATCTATTTAAGTTAAGCAAAAATCGGCGCCAGTAATTTCCATTGCTGTTCAAATCCCTGATTTGCCGTACGACGGAAATTAGTTCGTACCAAACGCATCATTTGCCCTTCACAAAAAGTAACAAGATGCGCCGCCATCATACGCTCATCAACGGAAAAACTCTTCCCTTCACGAATTTTGCTCATTTGTAACACATTCACGAATTGTAATTCAAGACGATCGAAAAACTGCGCGACACGAAGTTGCAGCCGCGCCTCTTCAAACATTAGCGCATGCCCCGTCAGAACCCGGGTTAAACCGGGATTTTTACGCGCAAAATCCAACACCATCAATAAAATGTCATGTACCCGGCTGACGGTATTGGTTTGTAACGCTTTAGCCTGATCAATTCGAGTAAACAGATTTTTTTCAATGTGATCGAGCAATGCCTCAAACATTTTTGTTTTATTAGGAAAATAGCGATACAACGCCGCCTCAGAAACACCGACCGCTTCCGCCAAACGAGCAGTTGTCATACGCTCCATTCCGCGTTCGGAATGTAACATATTCACAAGAACGGCCAAAACCTGTTGCCGTCGTTCTTTAACACTGCGTTTTTCAATTTTTGTCGTATGCGTTTCCGGAGCCGGCTCCAAATCCGCGATTTCGAGTTGTTCAACCATAATTATTTTTTGCCTGAATGTCCAAAACCGCCTTCGCCGCGATCCGTCTGTTCAAATTCTGCCACAATATTAAACTCAGCCTGTACCACAGGAACGAAAACCAATTGCGCAATACGATCGCCTACTTCCACTTTAAACGGTTTATCGCTACGGTTCCACATAGAAACCATTAGCGGTCCCTGATAATCGCTATCAATCAGTCCGACTAAATTGCCTAATACTACCCCGTGTTTATGTCCCAAACCGGAGCGGGGCAAAATCACTGCGGCCAACTGCGGATCGGCTATATAAACGGATAAACCGGTAGGAATTAATTTAGTTTCGCCCGGTTGAATTTCAAAGGCTTCGTCCGTTAAAGCCCGTAAATCCAGCCCCGCCGAACCGGTCGTCGCATAAGCGGGCAACGGAAATTGTGCACCGATACGACTATCTAAAATTTTCACATCAATTTTTTTCATTCAGATTCCTTCTATCCCTATCCTATATTCTTCATTTAAAAAGAGATTTGTCATGCTCGATAACGCGCGACAATTTCTTCCGCTAAAATTTTCGCTAATTCGCGTTTTGAAGTTGTCGGTAACAATTTATCACCGTCTTTCCAAAATAAATGCAAGGTATTCTGATCGGCCCCAAATACATTTCCATCCGCAACATCATTAGCACAAATCATATCCAAATTTTTTCGTACCAACTTATCTTGTGCATATTGTGCTACATTTTGTGTTTCCGCCGCAAAGCCCACCACAAAAGGACGACGTTCGGTCAGATGTGCCACTTCGGCAATAATATCCGGGTTTTTAATTAACTTTAACGAAAGTTCGTCGTTATCGCTGTTTTTTTTGATTTTCTGAGCCGACACTTCCGCCACTCGGTAATCCGCCACCGCCGCACAGCCGATAAACAGTCGATTTTTGACCGCACTTTCCAACGCGATTTGCCGCATTTCCCGGGCGGAAGTCACATTAATTCGGGTCACCCCCGCCGGCGTAGTTAAATTCACAGGACCGGCAATCAATGTGACGTCCGCTCCCCGTTCGGCAAACGCCGCCGCAATGGCAAACCCCATTTTGCCGGAACTGTGATTGCTGATGTAACGCACCGGATCAATAGGTTCGCGGGTCGGTCCGGCGGTAATCGCCACGGATAAACCGACTAAATCCCGTTTTTGCGCCAATCGTTCCGAAAGTGCGGTGAAAATTTCACTTGGTTCGCACATACGTCCTGCGCCCACATCGCCACAAGCCTGAAACCCACTGGCGGGACCAATAAATTGCATTCCGCGCGCGACTAATTTCGCAATATTTTCTTGTGTCACCGCTTGTGCATACATTTGTCGATTCATCGCCGGCGCCAATAAAATCGGCGAGGCGGTGGCAAGGCAAACCGTCGACAGCAAATCATTCGCCATGCCAACGGTTAAACGGGCGATAAAATCCGCACTGGCGGGCACGATAAGCACGGCGTCCGCCCACTTAGCCAATTCGATATGTCCCATGGCAAGCTCGGCGGCAGGGTCCAGCAAAGATTGGGAAACGGGATTCCCCGAAATCGCCTGTAATGTTAAAGGCGTCACAAATTCTGCCGCAGCGGGCGTCAATACGACGCGTACTTCCGCCCCGCTTTTACGCAGTAAGCGAATAAGTTCAATGCTTTTATATGCGGCAATTCCGCCGGTTATTCCCACCACAATGCGTTTCGCTTTCAACATTGTTAGTCCCCTTTCACTTTTAATAAGTTTGAGCATTTTACTTCAAATTGTCCGAAGAAAAAATTTTATTTTGCGATCCCCGTTCCAAATCCGTGCCGCCAATCTGGTAAAACCAGAAAAAATGCGCCAAAGTGCGGTCAATTTCTATAATGTTTTGAGGAAATAATGGAAAATCAATCGTTAATGCCCAGAGAAAAATTACTGAAATCAGGTGCCGAAACACTGGAAAATTATGAATTACTAGCAATATTTCTGCGAACAGGGATTAAAAATTGTCCTGTCATACAGCTTTCCCAAGCCGTGCTACGCTATTTCGGTTCCTTGCGCGGTTTGATTTCCGCCGATCAGGAACAGTTCTGCCAATTCAAAGGAATCGGCATTACGCAATATATTCAGCTGCAGGCCTGCACCGAAATGACAAAACGCTATCTGGCGGAAGAACTTACTTTTGCTCACGAATTCACCAATCCGCTCACGGTCAGACTTTATCTGCAAACCGAGCTGGAACATTACGAACGGGAAGTATTCAGCGTACTGTTTTTAGACAATCAACACAGGCTGATCAAGAAAGAGGACATGTTCCGGGGCACCATTAACGCCGCCTCCGTTTATCCTCGTGAAATCATCAAAACAGCCTTATATTGCAATGCCGCCGCCCTTATTCTCGCTCATAATCATCCTTCGGGTTCGGCAGAACCCAGCGCCTCCGACAAACAGATGACCAAACGGATCCAGGCGGCCGCAGAATTAATGGAAATTCGGGTTTTGGATCATTTTGTCATTGGAAAAGGTTGTTACTTTTCTTTCGCCGAACAAGACTGGCTGTAGGTTCCGCTTGGATCATCAACGATTTTCGGATAAAATCTCGCGGTTTTTAAAGGAAATTCTAATTTTCGCTTGAGAAAACGGATTTTAGCAAGTATAATTTGCGACCTTTAATATAGTAAGCGGGTCGGCTGCGAGCGACCTGACGAGGTGGCTCTCAAGGCTTTCCTTGAAATTGTATCCGAACCGTAAGCTCGAGCTTATATTTGATTATTGGAGATTATTATGTCTAGAGTCTGTCAAGTAACAGGCAAACGTCCGGCAGTTGGTAACAACCGTTCGCACGCATTGAACGCGACCCGTCGTCGTTTTCTACCAAACTTGCACACTCACCGTTTCTGGGTTGAGAGTGAAAACCGTTTCGTAACTTTACGCTTAACCGCGAAAGGTATGCGTATTATCGATAAAAAAGGCATTGATGCAGTATTAGCTGACATCCGTGCTCGCGGCGAAAAAATCTAAGGAGCTAAAACATGGCAGCTAAAGGTGCTCGTGAGAAAATCCGTTTAGTTTCTTCAGCAGAAACCGGTCACTTCTACACAACAGATAAAAACAAACGTAACATGCCGGAAAAAATGGAAATCAAAAAATTTGATCCGGTTGTACGTAAACACGTTATCTATCGTGAAGCTAAAATCAAATAATTTGGTTTTGTAACGAATTGAGACCCGAATGAAAATTCGGGTTTTTTATTGCCCGAAAAACCATATCCCTAACCGTAACGGATATGGTATAGTGGTCTAAACCCAAACACACGGAATCCGATATGCCCGAATTACCTGAAGTCGAAACGGCCAAAAACGGCATAACGCCTTATCTGGACGGTTTTTACATTGAAAAAATTATCGTGCGCCAACCGAAACTGCGCTGGGAAGTCAGCCCTGAACTCTCTCAAATTTCTCATCAAAAAGTGACCGCACTTTCCCGCCGCGCCAAATATCTGATTATCCATACTGCACAAGGTTATATCATCGGTCATCTCGGTATGTCGGGAGCCGTCCGCATTGTGTCGCCGGACTCGCCGGTCAATAAACACGATCATCTGGACATTGTGATGAATAACGGCAAAATCATGCGTTATAACGATCCCCGCCGTTTCGGCGCATGGTTTTGGACTGAAAATCTTGATGAATTTCCGCTGTTTGCCAAATTAGGTCCCGAACCGCTTTCCGGTGAGTTCAACAGTGATTATTTATTCAAAAAATCACGTAAAAAACCGACCGCAGTTAAATCCTTCATTATGAATAATGCCGTGGTGGTGGGAATCGGTAACATTTATGCCAACGAAGTGCTGTTTCAATGCGGTTTACATCCGGAAAAACCGGCGGGCAAAATTACCAAAACCCAGGCGGCATTGTTAACGGAAACCATTAAAAAAGAATTAACCCGAGCCATCGCCCAAGGCGGTACGACATTAAAGGACTTTTTGCAACCCGACGGAAAACCCGGCTATTTTGTGCAGGAATTACAAATTTACGGAAAAAAAGGCTGTCCCTGCCCGAAGTGCGGTCAAAAAATCGAAAGTTTTACTGTAGGACAGCGCAACAGCTATGTTTGTCTTCACTGCCAGAAAAAATAATCTATTCTCTCTTTTTATCGGAAAAAACCGTACAATTTTGCTTTCTCACAGTAAAAAGCAAAAAAACCGCTTGCAAAAACCGCTTATTTTCGCAATGCTTATAACAATTAGTTCAAATAACGATAAGAGGTTCTTATGTCTTCACGCACCCCATTATTTTCAGGAAGCATCGTTGCATTAATCACGCCAATGGATAACCACGGCGAAGTGGATTATGACGAATTAAAAAAACTGGTTGAGTTCCATATCAATGCGGGCACCAACGCCATTGTTTCGGTCGGTACCACCGGCGAATCCGCCACATTAAGTATTGATGAAAATGTGAAGACGATTTTGAAAACCGTCGAATTTGCCGCCGGACGTATTCCGGTTATCGCCGGAACAGGCGCCAATGCCACCAGCGAAGCCATCACCATGACAAAATTGTTGCGGGACAGCGGTGTCGCGGGCTGCTTAAGCGTCGTGCCTTATTACAATAAACCGACTCAGGAAGGCATGTATCAACATTTCAAAGCTATCGCCGAATGTACCGATTTACCGCAAATACTTTACAACGTACCGGGACGCACCGGTTCCGATATGAAACCGGAAACTGTCGCACGTTTGGCAAAAATTCCGAATATCGTCGCCATAAAAGAAGCGACAGGCGATGTCAGCCGAGTAAAACAGATTAAAGAACTCGCCGGTGAAGATTTCATTTTCTTAAGCGGTGACGACGCAACCGGTTTGGAAAGTATAAAACTGGGCGGGCAAGGCGTAATTTCCGTTACCAACAACCTGGCGGCTGCGGATATGGCAAAAATGTGTGAATTCGCCTTGTCCGGTAATTTCGAAGAAGCGGAAAAAATCAACCAGCGTTTAATGCCGTTACACCGTGATTTATTCAT contains the following coding sequences:
- the recF gene encoding DNA replication/repair protein RecF (All proteins in this family for which functions are known are DNA-binding proteins that assist the filamentation of RecA onto DNA for the initiation of recombination or recombinational repair.) — encoded protein: MAISRLIIENFRNLAAVDLEFDHGFNFLVGNNGSGKTSLLESIFYLGHGRSFKSSVSTRIITYDKPYFTLHGRIWEQQHEWSVGLQKQRKEGLTLVKINGEDGNKISDLAHLLPMQMITPEGLTLLNGGPSYRRAFLDWGLFHHRPNFHSAWSALNRLLKQRNAALQQTYDYTDLQVWDVELSKLAHQVSLWRTDYAEALRPEIEQTCRLFLPELDIQVSFHQGWDKNTDYGDLLRENFARDKHIGYTVSGPQKADFRFKANGFPVEDVLSRGQLKLLMCALRLAQGEHLMVQKNRSCIFLIDDFASELDETKRGLLAERLRQSHSQVFVTAITAEQLKQMQPENHRTFSVNNGMISL
- the dld gene encoding D-lactate dehydrogenase; its protein translation is MSMQQLVSTLTQIVTPSYIITEPSKTEAYRNGYRFGTGNALAVVRPANLLEFWQVLKACVEQDVIVINQAANTGLTGGSTPSGNDYDRPIVIINTMRMDSIQVINNAHQVVCFPGSTLNKLENVLQPYGREPHSVIGSSCIGASVIGGVCNNSGGALVQRGPAYTEMALFAQLNENGELELKNHLGIDLGSTPEEILTNLQNHHYQQKDIKQNCGNGHDHSYCHHVRQVDEDTPARFNADPARHYEASGSAGKLAIFAVRLDTFPLEKNTAVFYIGTNRTSVLSDLRRHMLSNFEELPVSGEYIHRDAFDIAARYGKDTFWVIKKFGTDWLPKLFALKANVDRLSKKLPFVPSHFSDKFMQWCSKLIPEHLPKSLWQYRERYEHHLILKMGGKGVEEARAYLADYFKDSGKGAYFECNKAETQAAMLHRFAVASAAIRYRAIHSKEVEEIVALDIALRRNDSDWFEMLPPEIDSKIIHKLYYGHFMCHVFHQDYIIKKGCDYEEVEHDMLKLLDRRGAQYPAEHNVGHLYEAKPALRKFYKVLDPTNSFNPGIGKTSKKKYWHE
- a CDS encoding monovalent cation:proton antiporter-2 (CPA2) family protein — its product is MAAVEGANQLVHVVTLLGAAVIAVPLFKRLGLGSVLGYLAAGLIIGPFGLRLFTEPQSIIHVAELGVVMFLFLIGLEMKPSQLWGLRKQIFGLGMLQVLLSGSLVMSVARIGLGFSWQTAFIIASGFVLNSTAIVMQILSERNEMASSRGQKMISILLFEDLLIVPLLAIVAFLSPVTDIDTHEPLWQKFAIGTGSLTILIVSGIWLLNPLFKALAWTKLREMMTAAALLVVLGSALLMEHAGLSAAMGAFVAGVLLSNSSFRHQLEADIEPFRGLLLGLFFLGVGMSLDLNLVFAHLWFILLGVIALMIVNGFGVFLAALLTRSSFSEALDRAFVMALGGEFAFVIFAAAAGQRVITPQQQANGVAIIVLSMVFSPLFVLFHKKYLEPRLRKPNEEREADNIDEIRPIIMVGFGRFGQIINEVLTMTNHKVTIIDRDEEIITGMRKLGIKAYYGNAERPEILHHAGIESAQMLIVTSGNKAKATHIVEMARKMNPSLRILSRAYDLFHVFELYEKGADRQVRETFDSALRTARYALEDLGDIDSERIEEITHIYYEENRRRVRLMAEVHDPNYTKKFQNKEMIKVALEHDQKTMAKIQQILQRED
- a CDS encoding class I SAM-dependent methyltransferase, translated to MKKDEVGHNFLARLGKTRLRPGGRRATEWLIEQGNFSTDKTVLEVACNMGTTAIGLAKRYGCYIEGVDLDEKALAKAERNIAERGLQHLIHVQRANAMKLPFADKTFDIVINEAMLTMLPLAAKQKAVTEYFRVLKPGGILLTHDVMLTTEDSETVLKQLRQAINITVTPLTQEGWQSLFSNIGFARVETVSGNMTLLSPSGMIYDEGIIGTLKIMKNALKAENRTTFKNMFKVFNDPERKLNFIAVCSRKA
- the crp gene encoding cAMP-activated global transcriptional regulator CRP yields the protein MLKKEQDLAAEPADQQAVSLDPTIDWFISHCHIHKYPTKTTLIHAGEKADTLYYLVKGSAIVMAKDDDGKEMILSYLSEGEFFGEVGLFEENQVRTAWVKARTSCEVAEVSYKKFRQLLQVNPEILMNLAGQLSHRLQNTSRQVTNLAFLDVTGRIAQTLMNLAKLPDAMTHPDGMQIKITRQEIGQMVGCSRETVGRVLKLLEDDNLIAAHGKTIVVFGTR
- a CDS encoding YheU family protein, with the protein product MIIPWQSLDDDTLKNVAESFILREGTDYGFEELSLQQKVDNLLGLIRSGSAVIVWSELHETIDIKDKDSFLTR
- the slmA gene encoding nucleoid occlusion factor SlmA, whose amino-acid sequence is MMVEQLEIADLEPAPETHTTKIEKRSVKERRQQVLAVLVNMLHSERGMERMTTARLAEAVGVSEAALYRYFPNKTKMFEALLDHIEKNLFTRIDQAKALQTNTVSRVHDILLMVLDFARKNPGLTRVLTGHALMFEEARLQLRVAQFFDRLELQFVNVLQMSKIREGKSFSVDERMMAAHLVTFCEGQMMRLVRTNFRRTANQGFEQQWKLLAPIFA
- the dut gene encoding dUTP diphosphatase, with protein sequence MKKIDVKILDSRIGAQFPLPAYATTGSAGLDLRALTDEAFEIQPGETKLIPTGLSVYIADPQLAAVILPRSGLGHKHGVVLGNLVGLIDSDYQGPLMVSMWNRSDKPFKVEVGDRIAQLVFVPVVQAEFNIVAEFEQTDRGEGGFGHSGKK